In Blautia sp. SC05B48, a single genomic region encodes these proteins:
- a CDS encoding GtrA family protein produces MKKWILKFYENDVIRYIFWGGCTTLVNLLSFYIMRAVKIPLMSANIISIILAILFAYVVNSRFVFHDRCETWRDHIQPFLKFISARLVTMVIEVGGVWLLAEILGLQDMFAKFCTQFIVLALNYIFSKFIIFTTGKRIGGSK; encoded by the coding sequence ATGAAAAAGTGGATCCTTAAATTCTATGAAAATGATGTGATCCGTTATATTTTCTGGGGTGGTTGTACGACTCTTGTAAATCTGTTAAGCTTTTATATCATGAGGGCAGTGAAAATCCCGCTGATGAGTGCCAACATCATATCGATCATCCTGGCGATCCTGTTTGCCTATGTTGTGAATTCCAGATTTGTATTTCATGACCGCTGTGAAACATGGAGGGATCATATACAGCCCTTTCTGAAATTTATAAGTGCCCGTCTGGTGACCATGGTCATTGAGGTAGGCGGTGTATGGCTTCTGGCGGAGATCCTGGGATTGCAGGATATGTTTGCAAAATTCTGCACACAATTTATCGTGCTGGCGTTGAATTATATTTTTAGTAAATTTATTATTTTTACCACAGGTAAAAGGATTGGAGGTAGCAAATGA
- a CDS encoding YfhO family protein, whose translation MKRIFSKEKSRKEKKADFYILYTIVFAAISLFIYSCFYFNGKSLIWSHDGVPQHINALAYYGKYLRNILQTLVTEHKLSLPMWDMHIGYGSDILTTLHYYVIGDPLTLLSVFVPEKDTEILYELLIFLRIYLAGITFSIYCFYRKNPKQATFLGSLVYIFAGWTIYASMKHPYFSNPMIYLPLVLMGIEKIYKKEKPYLFICATAVAAMSNFYFFYMISIFMVLYAAFRYFGIFRKRSVKDVFQWFLKFAGFYLVALMIAALIFLPVVMTLFGTERFQAQNYVPLLYDRIYYEKYLGCLIGENMIQWGVAGYSAVAMAGVFVIFSKKKKYTGLKLGFVLLNLFLLIPFTGHVLNGFSYVSNRWIWAYGMLIAYILVQAYPELFTLGIREKRRIFVMLLIYGGLALFSESARTERNIMALMMLVLAVFTVVSYGNVFTQGKYLCGMIVAVLVTSIFLNVSYQYSYEKDYLSEFEEKNQALEKLQAGPDKAIRSMDDSAVTRYDQYKTGSYVNTAMYMGTNSTSYYFSVANGNISRFFDEMYLNTPWDYHYSSLDGRSILDRLASVKYFAIKKSGYGYLPYGYDSEAAVTKKYRIYEDEDSLPLGYTYDSWIPREKYEKLSVTEKQQALLQGAVLEDSSLSETDLTFDDKKADFTLEAGKGCKIKDGKIIVTKEGATVQIGYQGEPEAEVYLVAKNLDFNAYSPRAVVSDKKWDSMTEYEKNTVRYEDNNWRYWKESKESAVDVSLGSVDKTIRIFTDKYNGYSGRHNFLLNMGYKNYSAGTMTLTFSMPGEYTFDDLYVVCQPMSSVEEQTEELGKEALQNIKMETNCIHGDITTTSDKILVFSIPYSAGFTAYVDGEKTELVKANSMYMGLELKKGRHTVTLRYCTPYIVPGMILTVIGLILFVGIVISYRRRGKQKERGKQEK comes from the coding sequence ATGAAGAGAATTTTTTCGAAGGAGAAATCCCGGAAAGAGAAAAAAGCAGATTTTTATATTCTGTATACGATTGTTTTTGCGGCGATCTCGCTGTTTATTTACAGTTGTTTTTATTTTAATGGAAAATCCCTGATCTGGAGTCATGACGGTGTTCCGCAGCACATCAATGCATTGGCCTATTATGGAAAATATCTGCGGAATATTCTGCAGACGCTGGTGACGGAGCATAAGCTTTCCCTTCCTATGTGGGATATGCATATCGGATACGGTTCCGATATCCTTACAACACTTCATTATTATGTGATCGGTGATCCGCTGACCTTACTGTCCGTTTTTGTACCGGAAAAAGACACAGAGATCTTATATGAGCTTCTGATCTTTCTCCGCATTTATCTGGCGGGTATTACATTCAGCATTTACTGCTTTTACCGCAAGAATCCCAAACAGGCTACATTTCTTGGAAGCCTTGTTTATATTTTTGCAGGATGGACCATTTATGCGTCCATGAAGCATCCATATTTTTCCAATCCCATGATCTATCTGCCGCTGGTCCTTATGGGAATTGAAAAGATTTACAAAAAAGAAAAGCCATACCTTTTTATCTGTGCGACGGCTGTAGCGGCAATGTCTAATTTTTATTTCTTTTATATGATCAGTATCTTTATGGTACTGTATGCAGCTTTCCGGTATTTTGGAATATTCCGCAAGCGTTCAGTAAAAGATGTATTTCAGTGGTTCCTGAAATTTGCTGGCTTTTATCTGGTCGCACTTATGATCGCTGCACTGATCTTTTTACCTGTGGTCATGACTCTGTTTGGAACAGAGCGCTTTCAGGCGCAGAATTATGTGCCACTGTTATATGACCGCATTTACTACGAAAAATATCTCGGCTGCCTGATCGGCGAAAATATGATCCAGTGGGGCGTTGCTGGATATTCCGCAGTCGCAATGGCAGGCGTGTTTGTGATCTTTTCCAAAAAGAAAAAATATACGGGACTGAAGCTGGGCTTTGTGCTTCTGAACCTGTTTTTGCTGATCCCCTTTACAGGTCATGTACTGAACGGATTTTCATACGTGTCCAATCGATGGATCTGGGCATATGGAATGCTGATCGCATATATCCTGGTACAGGCATATCCTGAACTGTTTACTCTGGGTATCAGGGAAAAACGACGGATATTTGTGATGCTGCTGATATATGGCGGGTTGGCACTATTTTCGGAATCTGCCCGCACGGAACGCAATATTATGGCACTGATGATGCTGGTCCTGGCTGTGTTTACAGTGGTTTCCTACGGAAACGTATTTACACAGGGAAAATATCTCTGCGGAATGATCGTCGCAGTGCTTGTGACCAGCATCTTTCTGAATGTTTCATACCAGTATTCTTACGAAAAAGATTACCTGTCAGAATTTGAGGAAAAGAATCAGGCGCTGGAAAAGCTTCAGGCCGGACCGGACAAAGCAATCCGGTCAATGGATGATTCAGCGGTTACCAGATATGACCAGTACAAAACGGGCTCTTACGTAAACACTGCCATGTATATGGGAACCAATAGTACCTCCTATTATTTCAGTGTGGCCAATGGAAATATCAGCCGTTTCTTTGATGAGATGTATCTGAATACCCCCTGGGATTATCATTACAGCAGCCTGGACGGACGGAGTATCCTGGATCGTCTTGCCTCCGTGAAATATTTTGCCATCAAAAAAAGCGGATATGGGTATCTGCCATACGGCTATGACAGTGAAGCAGCAGTCACAAAAAAATACAGGATCTACGAAGACGAGGATTCCCTTCCTCTTGGTTATACCTATGATTCCTGGATCCCCAGAGAAAAGTATGAAAAGCTTTCCGTGACCGAAAAGCAGCAGGCGCTCCTGCAGGGGGCAGTCCTTGAGGACAGCAGTCTTTCTGAGACAGATCTAACCTTTGATGATAAGAAAGCAGATTTTACACTGGAAGCAGGAAAAGGCTGTAAGATCAAAGACGGAAAGATCATTGTGACCAAAGAAGGAGCGACCGTACAGATCGGATATCAGGGAGAACCGGAGGCAGAGGTTTATCTTGTGGCAAAAAATCTGGATTTTAATGCCTATTCTCCACGTGCAGTGGTCAGTGATAAAAAATGGGATTCCATGACAGAATATGAGAAGAATACAGTACGTTATGAAGATAATAACTGGCGCTACTGGAAAGAAAGCAAGGAATCAGCAGTGGATGTTTCGCTGGGATCCGTGGACAAGACTATCCGGATCTTTACAGATAAATACAACGGCTACAGCGGAAGACATAATTTTCTTCTGAATATGGGATATAAAAACTATTCTGCAGGAACTATGACACTGACATTCTCCATGCCGGGAGAATATACCTTTGATGATCTGTATGTGGTATGTCAGCCTATGTCTTCTGTCGAAGAACAGACAGAGGAGCTTGGAAAAGAAGCTCTTCAGAATATCAAAATGGAGACAAATTGCATTCATGGAGATATCACAACCACTTCCGATAAGATCCTGGTATTTTCCATTCCCTACAGCGCAGGCTTTACCGCCTATGTAGATGGAGAAAAAACAGAACTTGTAAAGGCAAACAGTATGTATATGGGACTGGAATTAAAAAAAGGCAGGCATACGGTCACGCTCAGATACTGTACACCGTATATTGTGCCCGGAATGATACTGACGGTGATCGGCCTTATCCTGTTTGTCGGGATCGTAATATCTTACCGGCGCCGGGGAAAACAAAAAGAAAGGGGAAAACAGGAGAAATGA
- the cobS gene encoding adenosylcobinamide-GDP ribazoletransferase: protein MKSLWNSFKAAFAMFSKIPMPMVDWKKENIKYMMCFFPFVGTVIGILTWLAGGILGMHAALEPFFLAVILTVIPVFITGGIHVDGLLDTSDALSSWQERTRRLEILKDSHAGAFAIITACVYFILWLGAWDQLLGNYNGICIMSLGFMMSRCLSGIGVITFPKARTDGTVAEFSRNASEIAVRNVLITMFVILAALMIWVDPILGVLAAVSALLVFWWYHHMALKYFGGTTGDLSGFFLCICEVVMALVLAFCGAFHL from the coding sequence ATGAAAAGCTTGTGGAACAGTTTTAAGGCAGCCTTTGCCATGTTTTCAAAGATCCCCATGCCCATGGTGGACTGGAAGAAGGAAAACATAAAATATATGATGTGCTTTTTTCCTTTTGTGGGGACTGTCATCGGTATTCTGACATGGCTTGCAGGAGGAATCCTCGGAATGCATGCAGCTCTGGAACCATTTTTTCTCGCTGTGATCCTTACTGTGATCCCGGTATTTATTACCGGCGGCATTCATGTAGACGGGCTTCTGGACACATCGGATGCATTAAGCTCCTGGCAGGAACGCACAAGGAGGCTGGAGATCCTGAAGGATTCCCATGCAGGTGCATTTGCCATTATCACAGCCTGCGTATATTTTATCCTCTGGCTGGGAGCATGGGATCAGCTCCTTGGAAATTATAATGGGATCTGTATCATGAGCCTGGGCTTTATGATGTCCAGATGTCTTTCCGGGATCGGTGTGATCACATTTCCCAAGGCAAGGACAGACGGGACTGTGGCAGAATTTTCCAGAAATGCGTCGGAGATCGCAGTGCGAAATGTTCTTATCACGATGTTTGTGATCCTTGCAGCGCTGATGATATGGGTGGATCCGATCCTGGGTGTTCTGGCAGCTGTCAGCGCACTTCTGGTATTCTGGTGGTATCACCATATGGCTTTGAAATATTTTGGAGGGACCACAGGTGATCTTTCCGGATTTTTCCTCTGCATCTGCGAGGTCGTGATGGCACTGGTGCTTGCTTTTTGTGGCGCATTTCACCTGTAA
- the nifJ gene encoding pyruvate:ferredoxin (flavodoxin) oxidoreductase — MARKMKTMDGNHAAAHASYAFSDVAAIYPITPSSVMAEATDEWATQGRKNIFGQEVQVTEMQSEAGAAGAVHGSLAAGALTTTYTASQGLLLMIPNLYKIAGEQLPGVINVSARALASHALCIFGDHSDVMACRQTGCAMLCESSVQEVMDLTPVAHLAAIKGKVPFINFFDGFRTSHEIQKIETWDYEDLKDMADMDAIAEFRNRALNPNHPCQRGSAQNPDIFFQAREACNPYYDALPAVVQEYMDKVNEKIGTDYKLFNYYGAADAEHIIVAMGSVNDTIEETIDYLMAAGKKVGVVKVRLYRPFCAQALIDAIPDTVKQISVLDRTKEPGALGEPLYLDVVAALRDSKFSDVKIFTGRYGLGSKDTTPAQIVAVYENTEKEKFTIGIVDDVTNLSLETGAPLVTTPEGTTNCKFWGLGADGTVGANKNSIKIIGDNTDMYAQAYFDYDSKKSGGVTMSHLRFGKKPIKSTYLIHKANFVACHNPSYVNKYNMVQELVDGGTFLLNCAWDMEGLEKHLPGQVKAFIANHNIKFYTIDGVKIGIETGMGPTRINTILQSAFFKLTGIIPEEQAIELMKAAAKATYGRKGDDVVKKNWAAIDAGAKQIVEVQVPESWKNAEDEGLFMSHASHGAQEAQDFVNNIQCKINAQEGNSLPVSAFKDYVDGTTPSGTAAYEKRGIAVNVPVWVPDNCIQCNRCAYVCPHAAIRPVAMTADETANAPEGIKTLPLTGMKDYTFTMTVSALDCTGCGSCANVCPGKKGNKALEMAPLEANTEEQKFFDYGVTLPQKEDVIAKYKETTVKGSQFKQPLLEFSGACAGCGETPYAKLITQLFGDRMYIANATGCSSIWGNSSPSTPYTTNAKGQGPAWSNSLFEDNAEFGYGMLLAQRAIRGGLKEKIEDLVANGTNEDVKAAGQEWLDTYAVGATNGAATEKLVAALEACGCDKANEILAQKDFLSKKSQWIFGGDGWAYDIGFGGVDHVLASGRDINVMVFDTEVYSNTGGQSSKSTPTGAIAQFAAGGKETKKKDMASIAMSYGYVYVAQISMGADFNQTVKAIAEAEAYPGPSLIIAYAPCINHGIKKGMSKAQTEEELAVKCGYWHNFRFNPAAENKFSLDSKTPDMENYMDFLNGEVRYNSLQRQNPEKAARLFAKNESEAQARYEYLQKLITLYGADKKED; from the coding sequence ATGGCAAGAAAGATGAAAACCATGGATGGTAACCATGCAGCCGCTCATGCATCATATGCTTTTTCTGATGTAGCTGCTATTTACCCGATTACCCCTTCATCTGTAATGGCTGAGGCTACAGACGAGTGGGCAACTCAGGGAAGAAAGAACATCTTTGGACAGGAAGTACAGGTTACAGAGATGCAGTCTGAGGCAGGTGCAGCAGGTGCCGTTCACGGTTCTCTGGCAGCAGGTGCCCTGACTACAACTTACACAGCTTCCCAGGGTCTTCTGCTTATGATCCCGAACCTTTACAAGATCGCTGGTGAGCAGCTTCCGGGAGTTATCAACGTATCTGCCCGTGCACTTGCTTCCCACGCACTTTGTATTTTCGGTGACCATTCCGACGTTATGGCCTGTCGTCAGACTGGATGTGCAATGCTTTGTGAGTCTTCTGTACAGGAGGTTATGGACCTTACACCGGTTGCTCATCTTGCAGCAATCAAAGGAAAAGTTCCATTCATCAACTTCTTCGACGGATTCCGTACATCTCATGAGATCCAGAAGATCGAGACATGGGACTATGAAGATCTGAAAGATATGGCAGATATGGACGCAATCGCAGAGTTCCGTAACCGTGCTCTGAACCCGAACCATCCATGTCAGAGAGGTTCCGCTCAGAACCCGGATATCTTCTTCCAGGCAAGAGAGGCATGTAATCCATATTATGACGCTCTTCCGGCAGTTGTTCAGGAGTACATGGACAAAGTTAACGAGAAGATCGGAACAGACTACAAACTGTTCAACTACTACGGAGCTGCTGACGCTGAGCACATCATCGTAGCTATGGGTTCCGTAAACGATACCATCGAGGAGACCATCGATTACCTTATGGCAGCTGGCAAGAAAGTCGGTGTTGTTAAAGTTCGTCTTTACAGACCATTCTGTGCACAGGCTCTTATCGATGCAATTCCGGATACAGTTAAGCAGATCTCTGTTCTTGACAGAACAAAAGAGCCAGGAGCTCTTGGCGAGCCTCTGTATCTTGATGTTGTTGCAGCTCTTCGCGACAGCAAGTTCAGCGATGTTAAGATCTTTACAGGACGTTATGGACTTGGTTCCAAAGATACAACACCTGCACAGATCGTAGCAGTATATGAGAACACTGAGAAAGAGAAATTCACAATCGGTATCGTTGATGATGTTACAAACCTTTCTCTTGAGACAGGCGCACCACTTGTTACAACACCAGAGGGAACAACAAACTGCAAGTTCTGGGGACTTGGAGCTGATGGTACTGTAGGTGCTAACAAGAACTCCATCAAGATCATCGGTGACAACACAGACATGTACGCTCAGGCTTACTTCGATTATGACTCCAAGAAGTCCGGCGGTGTTACAATGTCTCACCTTCGTTTCGGTAAGAAACCGATCAAATCCACATACCTGATCCACAAAGCAAACTTCGTTGCATGTCATAATCCGTCCTATGTTAATAAATATAACATGGTACAGGAGCTTGTTGACGGAGGTACATTCCTTCTGAACTGTGCTTGGGATATGGAAGGACTTGAGAAACATCTTCCAGGACAGGTTAAAGCTTTCATCGCTAACCACAATATCAAATTCTACACCATCGATGGTGTTAAGATTGGTATTGAGACTGGCATGGGACCAACACGTATCAACACGATCCTTCAGTCCGCATTCTTCAAACTTACAGGAATCATTCCTGAGGAGCAGGCTATCGAGCTTATGAAAGCTGCTGCTAAAGCTACTTACGGACGTAAAGGTGATGACGTTGTTAAGAAGAACTGGGCAGCTATCGATGCCGGTGCTAAACAGATCGTAGAGGTTCAGGTTCCGGAGAGCTGGAAGAACGCTGAGGACGAGGGACTCTTCATGTCTCACGCATCCCACGGTGCTCAGGAAGCTCAGGACTTCGTAAACAACATCCAGTGCAAGATCAATGCTCAGGAAGGTAACAGCCTCCCAGTATCTGCATTCAAGGATTATGTAGATGGTACAACACCATCCGGAACAGCTGCATATGAGAAGCGTGGTATCGCAGTTAACGTTCCTGTATGGGTTCCGGACAACTGTATCCAGTGTAACCGCTGTGCATACGTCTGCCCGCATGCTGCAATCCGTCCGGTTGCTATGACAGCAGATGAGACAGCTAACGCTCCAGAGGGAATCAAGACACTTCCTCTTACAGGAATGAAAGACTATACATTCACAATGACTGTATCCGCTCTTGACTGTACAGGATGTGGTTCCTGCGCAAATGTCTGCCCAGGAAAGAAAGGCAACAAAGCTCTTGAGATGGCTCCGCTTGAAGCTAACACAGAAGAGCAGAAATTCTTCGATTACGGTGTAACACTTCCTCAGAAGGAAGACGTTATCGCTAAATATAAAGAGACAACTGTAAAAGGCAGCCAGTTCAAACAGCCGCTCCTTGAGTTCTCCGGCGCTTGTGCAGGTTGTGGTGAGACACCATACGCTAAGCTGATCACACAGCTCTTTGGTGACAGAATGTACATTGCAAATGCTACAGGATGTTCCTCTATCTGGGGTAACTCTTCACCATCTACACCATACACAACAAACGCTAAGGGACAGGGACCTGCATGGTCAAACTCTCTGTTCGAGGATAACGCAGAGTTCGGTTATGGTATGCTTCTTGCACAGCGTGCGATCCGTGGCGGTCTGAAAGAGAAGATCGAAGACCTTGTAGCTAACGGAACAAACGAGGATGTTAAGGCAGCTGGTCAGGAATGGCTGGATACTTATGCTGTAGGCGCAACAAATGGTGCAGCTACAGAGAAACTCGTTGCAGCTCTTGAGGCTTGCGGATGTGACAAGGCTAACGAGATCCTTGCACAGAAAGACTTCCTCTCCAAGAAATCCCAGTGGATCTTCGGTGGTGACGGATGGGCTTACGATATCGGATTCGGTGGTGTTGACCACGTTCTTGCAAGCGGACGTGACATCAACGTTATGGTATTCGATACAGAGGTTTACTCCAACACAGGCGGACAGTCTTCCAAATCTACACCGACAGGTGCGATCGCTCAGTTCGCAGCAGGCGGAAAAGAGACTAAGAAGAAAGATATGGCATCTATCGCAATGAGCTATGGCTATGTATATGTAGCACAGATTTCCATGGGCGCTGACTTCAACCAGACTGTAAAAGCAATCGCAGAGGCAGAGGCATATCCGGGACCATCCCTGATCATCGCTTACGCTCCATGTATCAACCATGGTATCAAGAAAGGTATGAGCAAAGCTCAGACAGAGGAAGAGCTGGCAGTTAAGTGCGGATACTGGCACAACTTCAGATTCAACCCGGCTGCTGAGAACAAGTTCAGCCTTGATTCCAAGACACCGGATATGGAGAACTATATGGACTTCCTGAACGGTGAGGTTCGTTACAATTCTCTGCAGCGTCAGAATCCTGAGAAAGCTGCAAGACTGTTTGCTAAGAACGAGTCTGAGGCTCAGGCTAGATATGAGTATCTGCAGAAACTTATCACTCTTTACGGAGCAGATAAGAAAGAAGACTAA
- the cobT gene encoding nicotinate-nucleotide--dimethylbenzimidazole phosphoribosyltransferase: protein MTLDEAVKKVRPLDEKAMERARKRWDSIAKPLHSLGELENMLTQIAGITGTPEIRVEKKAVVVMCADNGVVEEGVTQTGQEVTAVVAENFLEGTTTCCVMCRQCGAELFPVDVGMVTDTKVRTDLKVAYGTRNMTREPAMTRDQAIRGIEAGIAMAEELKDKGYQVLATGEMGIGNTTTSSAVAAVLLGKPVEDMTGRGAGLTSEGLVRKINAIKKAIALNNPDRSDAIDVLAKVGGLDIAGMAGVFIGGAALGMPVVMDGFISCVSALIAIKICPQVSDHIIASHVSKEPAAHLILKELGKEAIIHAGMCLGEGTGAVALFPMMDLSCAVYNSMSTFGDINVEQYEELK, encoded by the coding sequence ATGACTTTGGATGAGGCAGTGAAGAAAGTCCGCCCTCTGGATGAAAAGGCTATGGAGAGGGCGAGAAAGAGATGGGACAGTATTGCAAAGCCACTGCATTCTCTGGGAGAACTGGAGAATATGCTGACACAGATCGCCGGCATCACAGGTACGCCGGAGATACGTGTGGAGAAAAAAGCGGTGGTTGTCATGTGCGCGGATAACGGAGTTGTAGAAGAGGGCGTGACCCAGACCGGACAGGAAGTGACGGCTGTCGTGGCTGAGAATTTTCTGGAAGGGACTACTACCTGCTGTGTGATGTGCCGTCAGTGTGGAGCAGAGCTTTTTCCTGTAGATGTGGGAATGGTCACAGATACAAAGGTCCGTACAGATCTTAAGGTTGCCTATGGGACCAGAAATATGACCAGGGAGCCGGCAATGACAAGAGATCAGGCGATTCGTGGCATCGAAGCCGGAATTGCCATGGCAGAGGAGCTGAAGGATAAAGGATATCAGGTCCTTGCAACCGGTGAAATGGGCATTGGAAATACCACCACCAGCAGTGCAGTAGCAGCTGTGCTTCTCGGAAAACCGGTGGAAGATATGACCGGACGTGGTGCCGGATTAACCAGTGAAGGGCTTGTTAGGAAGATCAATGCGATCAAAAAGGCGATTGCGCTAAATAATCCGGATCGTTCAGATGCCATTGATGTCCTGGCAAAGGTAGGCGGACTGGATATTGCAGGAATGGCAGGAGTATTCATTGGAGGAGCAGCACTTGGAATGCCGGTTGTCATGGACGGATTTATTTCCTGCGTATCTGCACTGATCGCAATAAAGATCTGCCCGCAGGTAAGTGATCATATCATTGCGTCTCATGTATCCAAAGAGCCTGCAGCACATCTGATCCTGAAGGAGCTTGGCAAGGAAGCGATCATCCACGCAGGCATGTGCCTGGGCGAGGGAACCGGAGCTGTGGCACTGTTTCCTATGATGGATCTGTCCTGTGCAGTATATAATTCCATGAGTACCTTTGGTGATATCAATGTAGAACAGTACGAGGAGCTGAAATAA
- a CDS encoding glycosyltransferase family 2 protein — translation MSRLSVVLPACNEEPMLEKTCRTLRELLGQAGILYELVLVDDGSSDGTWAAIEKVSGEDKNVTGVHFSRNFGKEAAIMAGLAQACGDAVAVMDCDLQHPPEILLEMYRLWKQGYEVVEGIKKKRGKETLFHRKSAGFFYRIMSRATGFDMENASDFKLLDRKAVESVLAMPERSMFFRAASSWIGFKSISVPFEVQEREAGESKWSAGTLISYAFRNIVAFTTLPLQFVTAGAVGCFGCSLLLLVYSLVRYFSGHAVEGYTTLLIVMLFIGSAVMMSLGIIGYYIARIYEEVKRRPRYIVSKIIRGGDTNEKVDP, via the coding sequence ATGAGCCGATTATCGGTAGTTTTGCCTGCCTGTAACGAGGAACCGATGCTGGAGAAAACCTGCCGGACTCTCAGAGAGCTCCTGGGGCAGGCCGGGATCCTTTATGAACTGGTCCTGGTAGATGACGGTTCCTCTGACGGAACCTGGGCAGCGATAGAAAAAGTATCCGGAGAAGATAAAAATGTGACAGGTGTGCATTTTTCCAGAAATTTCGGGAAAGAAGCAGCAATTATGGCCGGCCTTGCACAGGCATGCGGAGATGCGGTGGCTGTGATGGACTGTGACCTGCAGCATCCGCCGGAGATCCTCCTGGAAATGTACCGGCTCTGGAAGCAGGGCTACGAGGTTGTGGAGGGTATCAAGAAAAAACGTGGAAAAGAAACTCTTTTTCACAGAAAAAGTGCCGGATTTTTCTATCGGATCATGTCCCGTGCCACCGGCTTTGATATGGAAAATGCTTCTGATTTCAAGTTGCTGGACAGGAAAGCGGTGGAGAGTGTTCTCGCCATGCCTGAACGGAGCATGTTTTTCCGGGCGGCATCGTCCTGGATAGGCTTCAAAAGCATCTCCGTACCTTTTGAGGTGCAGGAGCGTGAGGCAGGAGAATCCAAATGGTCTGCAGGAACGCTGATCAGCTACGCGTTTCGGAATATCGTGGCATTTACAACACTTCCGCTGCAGTTTGTAACAGCCGGTGCTGTGGGCTGCTTTGGGTGCTCCCTGCTCCTTCTGGTCTATTCTCTGGTCCGGTATTTTTCCGGGCATGCGGTGGAAGGCTATACCACACTTCTGATCGTAATGCTCTTTATCGGAAGTGCCGTGATGATGAGCCTTGGGATCATCGGATATTATATCGCCAGGATCTATGAGGAAGTAAAACGCCGTCCGAGATATATCGTGTCAAAGATCATACGAGGAGGAGATACCAATGAAAAAGTGGATCCTTAA
- a CDS encoding bifunctional adenosylcobinamide kinase/adenosylcobinamide-phosphate guanylyltransferase, whose protein sequence is MEMIIGGAYQGKAAYAKAQFPDVDWKFGGEITEEELLKAEGILGFQEYIRKALKAGEDLTGLAEKLAQQDTDVILVSEEVGYGIVPADAFERQYREAVGRVCTALAAKSRRVTRVVCGIGTVLKDD, encoded by the coding sequence ATGGAAATGATAATCGGAGGTGCATATCAGGGAAAAGCTGCCTATGCAAAAGCGCAGTTCCCGGATGTGGACTGGAAATTCGGAGGAGAGATCACAGAAGAGGAACTTCTGAAGGCAGAGGGCATTCTGGGATTTCAGGAATACATAAGAAAAGCTCTGAAGGCAGGAGAAGATCTCACCGGCCTGGCAGAAAAGCTGGCACAGCAGGATACGGATGTGATCCTTGTCAGTGAGGAGGTAGGCTACGGGATCGTTCCGGCGGATGCTTTTGAGCGGCAGTACCGTGAAGCTGTTGGCCGGGTGTGCACTGCACTGGCTGCAAAAAGCAGAAGGGTCACAAGAGTGGTATGCGGGATTGGGACGGTGCTGAAGGATGATTAG
- a CDS encoding bifunctional adenosylcobinamide kinase/adenosylcobinamide-phosphate guanylyltransferase: MLVVVTGGSGSGKSAFAEETILSLGEARRIYIATMQAFDEESHRRIRRHRHMRAGKGFETIERYTELDELLIPKDCVVLLECMSNLVANEMFREDGFHPEVAEKITEGVKNLLSQAKHVVIVTNEIFSDGILYEKESEQYKKELGQINQKLAKMAEEVVEVVYGIPVWHKGGKEA; encoded by the coding sequence ATGCTGGTTGTTGTAACAGGAGGCAGCGGAAGCGGAAAATCTGCTTTTGCGGAAGAAACCATACTTTCCCTTGGCGAAGCCAGAAGGATCTATATCGCTACCATGCAGGCTTTTGACGAAGAAAGCCACAGGCGCATCCGCAGACACCGGCACATGCGTGCAGGAAAAGGCTTCGAGACAATAGAAAGATATACAGAACTTGATGAGCTGCTCATTCCGAAGGACTGTGTGGTTCTTCTGGAGTGCATGTCCAATCTGGTTGCAAATGAGATGTTCCGGGAAGACGGCTTCCACCCGGAGGTGGCGGAAAAGATCACAGAAGGAGTGAAAAATCTTCTTTCCCAGGCAAAGCATGTGGTGATCGTCACCAACGAGATCTTTTCAGACGGGATCCTCTACGAGAAAGAATCAGAACAGTACAAAAAAGAGCTGGGACAGATCAACCAGAAACTGGCAAAGATGGCGGAAGAGGTTGTGGAAGTCGTGTACGGGATCCCTGTATGGCATAAAGGAGGAAAGGAAGCATGA